The sequence ACAGCGGATGAAGAAGATAATTATGTAGTAGCGCAAGCTAACGTCAAGCTGGAAGAAGACGGCTCCTTTAAGGAAGACATGGTTATCGTTCGTTACAACAAAGACTCAGATAACATTACAACGATGCCAAGTAATCGGGTCGATTACATGGACGTATCACCGAAGCAGGTTGTATCTGTTGCGACGGCGCTCATCCCGTTCCTTGAGAACGATGACTCCAACCGCGCACTGATGGGATCTAACATGCAACGTCAAGCCGTTCCACTTCTTATTCCGAAAGCTCCACTAGTTGGAACAGGAATGGAACACAAGTCTGCTAAAGACTCTGGCGTATGTATTGTTTCCAAGTACGACGGAATTATCGAACGCTCGTCTGCCAATGAAATTTGGTTGCGTCGCGTCGAAACTGTCGAAGGCAAGGAAGTTAAGGGCGACATCGTTAAATATAAATTACACAAATTTATGCGTTCGAATCAAGGTACCTGTATTAATCAGCGCCCGATTGCAAAAAGAGGCGAAGTAGTTAAGAAAGGTGATATTCTTGCAGACGGTCCTTCCACGGAATTGGGCGAGTTGGCTCTTGGCCGCAATGTAGTTGTTGCGTTCATGACTTGGGAAGGCTACAACTATGAGGATGCAATCCTGCTTAGTGAAAAACTGGTTAAAGAGGATGTTTACACTTCGATTCATATCGAGGAGTACGAATCCGAAGCTCGTGATACGAAGCTGGGGCCTGAAGAGATTACACGTGATATTCCAAACGTAGGTGAAGAGGCACTGCGCAATCTTGATGAGCGCGGTATCATCCGCATCGGTGCGGAAATTAGTGCTGGCGATATTCTCGTTGGTAAAGTTACTCCGAAGGGTGTAACTGAACTGACAGCTGAAGAGCGCTTGCTGCACGCAATCTTTGGAGAAAAAGCTCGTGAAGTTCGCGATACCTCTTTACGCGTACCTCATGGTAGTGATGGAATTATCGTTGACGTTAAAGTATTTACACGCGAGAACGGTGATGAATTGCCACCGGGTGTGAATCAACTGGTTCGTGTCTACATCGCTCAGAAACGTAAGATTTCTGAAGGTGACAAAATGGCCGGACGTCACGGTAATAAGGGTGTAGTTGCCCGTATCCTTCCTGAAGAAGATATGCCGTTCCTTCCTGATGGTACACCGGTCCAGGTTGTTCTCAACCCGCTGGGCGTTCCTTCACGTATGAACATCGGACAGGTGCTGGAGGTTCATATCGGTATGGCCGCTATGCGTCTCGGTATTCATGTAGCAACGCCAGTATTTGACGGAGCGCGTGAGTATGACGTATTTGATACGATGGAAGAAGCAGGCATGCAGCGTAATGGTAAGACCATACTGTACGATGGCCGGACAGGTGAACGCTTCGAACGTGAAGTTACTGTTGGTGTCATGCACATGATCAAACTGGCGCACATGGTTGACGATAAGATTCATGCTCGTTCTACAGGACCTTACTCACTCGTTACGCAGCAGCCACTTGGCGGTAAAGCTCAGTTTGGTGGACAGCGCTTCGGGGAAATGGAAGTGTGGGCTCTTGAAGCTTACGGTGCTGCATATACATTGCAAGAGATTTTGACTGTTAAATCCGATGACGTGGTTGGTCGCGTGAAGACGTATGAATCCATTGTCAAAGGTGAAAATGTACCAGAACCGGGTGTACCGGAATCGTTCAAGGTACTGATCAAGGAACTGCAGTCACTCGGTATGGATGTTAAGATCCTTGCGGGAGACGAGCAGGAGATTGAGATGAAAGAATTGGACGATGAGGATGAGACGTCAGGCGACAAGCTAAGCCTCAACCTTGAAGGCTCAGAAGTCGGAGTGGAATAAACACCCAAGAACACATTAATATCATTTAAAAAGGACCGTGCCCTCTTTTGATCTCACGATTGAAGGAGGGCAAATGCGGTACTAAATCAGGATTAGGTTAAGGAGGGTTGCTCCTTGTTGGACGTTAACAATTTTGAATTTATGAAAATCGGACTTGCTTCTCCGGAAAAAATTCGTTCTTGGTCCCGCGGAGAAGTTAAGAAGCCGGAAACCATTAACTATCGTACTTTGAAACCGGAAAAAGAAGGTCTTTTTTGCGAGCGTATCTTCGGACCGCAAAAAGACTGGGAATGCCATTGCGGTAAATACAAACGCGTCCGTTATAAGGGCGTTGTCTGTGATCGTTGCGGCGTGGAAGTTACACGCGCTAAGGTTCGTCGTGAACGTATGGGTCACATCGAGCTGGCAGCTCCGGTATCGCATATCTGGTATTTCAAGGGTATTCCAAGCCGTATGGGTCTAGCACTGGACATGTCTCCAAGATCTTTGGAAGAGATCATTTACTTCGCATCATACGTTGTAACTGATCCGGGTGAAACACCGCTTGAAAAGAAACAGTTGCTGTCCGAAAAAGAATACCGCAGTTACCGTGAAAAGTATGGCTACGGATTCCAGGCTGGCATGGGTGCTGAAGCAGTCAAAAAATTACTTCAGGATATCGACATTGATAAAGAGTTGGAATTCCTCAAGGAAGAACTGCGTACAGCCCAAGGCCAACGCCGTAACCGGGCGATCAAACGCTTGGAAGTCATTGAAGCATTCCGCAACTCCGGTAACAAGCCTGATTGGATGATCATGGATGTTCTCCCTGTTATTCCTCCTGAGCTTCGTCCAATGGTTCAATTGGATGGTGGACGTTTTGCTACGTCTGACTTGAATGACCTTTATCGCCGTGTTATCAACCGCAACAACCGTCTGAAAAGACTGCTTGATCTCGGTGCACCTGATATTATCGTGCAGAACGAAAAACGGATGCTGCAGGAAGCTGTCGATGCATTGATCGATAACGGCCGTCGTGGTCGTCCGGTAACGGGTCCTGGTAATCGTCCATTGAAATCGCTCAGCCATATGCTGAAAGGTAAACAAGGACGTTTCCGCCAGAACTTGCTCGGTAAACGGGTCGATTACTCCGGACGTTCCGTTATTGTCGTAGGCCCGTATCTTAAAATGTACCAATGCGGATTGCCGAAGAAAATGGCTCTGGAATTGTTCAAGCCGTTTGTCATGAAAGAATTGGTCAATAAAGGGCTTGCCCACAACATAAAGAGCGCGAAACGTAAAGTAGAGCGCGTAAGTCCTGAAGTATGGGATGTACTTGAAGAAGTTATTAGAGAGCACCCAGTTCTGTTGAACCGTGCCCCTACACTTCACCGTCTCGGTATTCAAGCATTTGAACCGATCTTGGTAGAAGGTCACGCTATCCGTCTTCACCCACTCGTATGTACGGCCTATAATGCCGACTTTGATGGTGACCAAATGGCGGTACACGTACCTCTATCAGCAGAGGCGCAAGCAGAGGCTCGTATTCTCATGCTGGCATCTGGTAACATCTTGAACCCTAAAGATGGTAAACCGGTTGTTACCCCTTCACAGGATATGGTTCTGGGTACTTTCTACCTGACCATGGACAACAATGAAGAAAAGGGAACAGGTATGATTCTGCGTACCGTGAATGAAGCTGTTTCAGCTTACCAACGCGGAACTGCAGGTCTGCATGCACGTGTGGCTATTCCAGTTAAAGCGCTTGGCAAAACCTGCTTTACAGAAGCACAACAGGGAGCCTTGTTGATTACTACAGTCGGTAAGATTATCTTTAACGAAATCTATCCGAGCAGTTTCCCGTACATCAATGAAGCGACCAAAACAAACCTGTTGCAGGGTACACCGGAGAAATACTTTATCTATGAAAAGGGTGCGGATATCCGTGCACTGATCATGGCTGCTCCGGAAGCGAGTGCTGTAGGTAAGGAATATTTGGGTCTGATTATCGCCCGTTGTTTCGAAACCTATCACACGACCAAAACATCTGTAATTTTGGATAAAATTAAACAACTCGGTTTTACCTATTCCACACGTTCCGGTGTAACAGTTGCTGTATCGGACGTAATCGTGCCTGAGGAAAAGGCAGGGATTTTGAAAGAGTCAGAAGATAAGGTCGATGTGGTTGCTAACCAATACCGTCGTGGACTGATCACTAATGAAGAACGGTACGACCGTGTCATTGAGATTTGGTCGAAGACTAAAGATGATCTTACTAATGTCCTTTTGAAATCGATGGACCGATTCAATTCCATCATGCTCATGGTAGATTCCAAAGCGCGTGGTAATAAATCGCAGATCACTCAGTTAGGTGGTATGCGCGGTTTGATGGCAACACCATCCGGCCGAATTTTCGAACTGCCGATTAAGGCGAATTTCCGCGAAGGACTAACCGTCCTTGAATACTTTATCTCCACTCACGGAGCGCGTAAAGGTCTTGCCGATACAGCGTTGCGTACAGCTGACTCAGGTTACTTGACACGTCGTCTAGTCGATGTGGCACAGGATGTAATCGTCCGCGAAGAAGATTGTGGAACAGATAAAGGATTCATGGTTAGCCGTATTCAGGATGGTAAAGAGGTTATCGAGGATCTGTACGACCGGATTGAAGGTCGCTATTGCTTCGAGACTGTTCGCCATCCAGAGACTGGTGAAATCCTTGTTCATCGCAACGATTTGATTGATTCTGACAAGGCGGAAGCGATTGTTGAATCTGGAATAACTAAATTGCAGATCCGTTCTGTATTGAGCTGCCGTGCCCGTCACGGTGTCTGCAAGAAGTGCTACGGACGCAATTTGGCTACTGGTAAGTATGTTGAGATCGGTGAAGCTGTAGGTATTATAGCTGCCCAATCCATCGGAGAACCAGGAACCCAGCTTACCATGCGTACGTTCCATACTGGGGGCGTAGCGGGTGATGATATCACTCAAGGTTTGCCGCGTATTCAAGAGCTGTTTGAAGCCCGTAACCCAAAAGGTCAGGCAACAATCAGTGAGATTGATGGTGTAATCAAGGAAATTCGTGAAACTAAAGACCGTCGAGAAATCGAGGTACAAGGTGAAGCTGAATCCAAAACTTACTCCATCACTTACGGATCACGGTTGCGTGTTACTGAAGGTCAAGAGATCGAAGCCGGCGATGAGCTGACTGATGGTTCAATTGATCCTAAAGAAATGCTGCGTATTAAAGGGATCCGTGGGGTACAGAACTACATTCTGCAAGAAGTGCAGCGTGTATACCGTAACCAAGGTGTTGAAATCAATGATAAGCACATTGAAGTAATGATTAAGCAAATGTTGCGCAAGATTCGTATCATTGACGCTGGTGACACAAGTCTCCTGCCAGGTGCATTTGCGGACATTCATGAATATGAAGCAGCTAACAAAGAAGCTATCCTTTCTGGTAAAGAGCCTGCCGTTGCCAAACCGGTACTGCTTGGTATCACCAAAGCTTCTCTTGAGACAGATTCTTTCCTGTCAGCTGCATCTTTCCAAGAAACTACGCGTGTTTTGACTGATGCTGCTATTAAAGGTAAAGTCGATAAGTTGCTTGGATTGAAAGAAAATGTTATTATCGGTAAGTTGATTCCTGCAGGAACAGGTATGAATCGTTACCGTACTGTTAAGCTAAGTGATCCGAATGCTGAAAGCAAAAGAGAGTCTTTAGAGACTGTCCCTGCTGAGTAGTTTAATTATCACTGTCAAGTGGCTAATCGCGTCACAACTACTTAGTAGTTGTGACGTGACTGCTTGCAGTGAATTATAATATTTTATTGCTTAAATTCTTGACATAATCCTATGATAATGCTAAAATATCTAAGGTGCGTGAGTAGCCATGCTATTCCTTGTTCATTGGAGGTATTGATAATGACTAATGATAGAGGACTACAGGATGCTCAGGTCAAGATCGGTACCAAGCAAACCGTCAAGGCGGTAGAGTTGGGCCATGCCGCAGAAGTCTATGTGGCGGAAGACGGAGATCAACGGCTTACTTCCAGGATTGTTATGCTTTGTAGCAAACATGGTGTCAAGGTCACATACGTAGATACGATGCTAAATTTGGGCAAGGCCTGCGGAATAGAAGTGGGCGCTGCGATGGCAGCCGTCTTAAAACAATAGCTAGAGAACTGTTTTTGTACCGGGGGTACACTTCGGAGGCAAGAGCTTTTCATTTGTCTTTTTATGAACCACCTGGGTCTGTGGACTTAATAATGGTGTTTGTAAATGGATTATTATATCAGGAAGGGGGTGGCACAACATGCCAACAATTAACCAATTGGTTCGTAAAGGCCGTCAAGCCAAAATCGAAAAATCTAAATCTCCCGCTCTTCAAAAAGGGTTCAACGCCCTTAAGCGTGAGGCTACAAATTTGAGCGCTCCGCAGAAACGCGGCGTGTGCACTCGTGTAGGCACAATGACTCCACGTAAACCAAACTCAGCACTTCGTAAATATGCTCGTGTTCGTTTGACTAACCGTCTGGAAGTTACAGCTTACATCCCGGGTATCGGACACAATCTTCAAGAGCACAGTGTAGTATTGATTCGCGGAGGTAAAGTAAAGGACCTTGCAGGGGTTCGTTACCATATCGTTCGTGGAGCACTTGATACTGCAGGCGTAGCTAACCGTATGCAATCTCGTTCTAAATACGGTGCGAAACGTCCTAAAGTGAAGAAGTAAGATAACGTATTCGAATAATAACAATATAAGAAAGGGGGATATCCATGCCACGCAAAGGTCCAGTTACTAAGAGAGACGTTTTGCCAGATCCATTGTATAATAGCAAGTTGGTTACTCGTTTGATCAACCGCATTATGCTGGGTGGTAAAAGAGGTGTCGCTCAAAGCATTTTGTACAATTCATTCAAGCTTATTGCAGAACGTACAGGTAAAGAACCGATGGAAGTTTTCGAAGCTGCCATCAAGAATATCATGCCAGTCTTGGAAGTTAAAGCTCGCCGTGTCGGCGGTGCCAACTACCAGGTACCTATTGAAGTTAAACCTGAAAGACGTACTGCTTTAGGATTACGTTGGCTTGTAAACTACTCACGCAACCGCGGTGAGAAGACTATGGAAGAGCGTTTGGCGGCTGAGATCATCGACGCTTCCAACAACACAGGCGCTTCTGTCAAGAAACGTGAAGATACACACAAAATGGCTGAAGCAAACAAAGCGTTTGCTCACTACCGTTGGTAGGATTTTAAATAACTTATATTTTGAAGGGAGATCCATTTCATGGCTAGAGAGTTCTCCTTATTTAATACACGTAATATTGGGATCATGGCACATATTGACGCTGGTAAAACTACAACCACGGAGCGGATTCTTTTCTACTCAGGCCGTACGCACAAAATCGGTGAAGTTCACGAGGGTGCTGCTACAATGGACTGGATGGAGCAAGAACAGGAGCGCGGAATTACTATTACTTCCGCTGCTACAACTGCTGCTTGGAAGGGCCACCGCATCAATATTATTGATACCCCGGGCCACGTTGACTTTACTGTTGAAGTTGAACGTTCCCTTCGTGTATTGGATGGAGCAGTAGGCGTTTTCAGTGCAAAAGAGGGCGTTGAACCTCAATCCGAGACTGTTTGGAGACAAGCTGACCGTTATAGTGTACCGCGGATCGCTTATGTCAACAAAATGGATATCATTGGTGCTGATTTTCTTAATGTAATTCAAGCTATGCGTGAGCGTCTAATGGCGAATGCAGTTGCTATTCAACTGCCAATCGGCGCAGAGAATGACTTCATTGGTATTATTGACCTGGTTGAGCAAAAAGCTCATATTTTCAAAGATGAAATGGGTCAAAATATTGAAGTGACAGAAATTCCTGCTGAATATTTGGCACAAGTTGAAGAGCTGCGTCTCGAGTTGATCGAGAAGGTTGCGGAACTTGACGAAGAGCTCACTATGAAGTATCTGGAAGGTGAAGAAATTACAGTTGCGGAAATCAAAGCAGCATTGCGCAAAGGCGTATGTGAAGTTAAGATTTTCCCTGTAATTGTCGGATCTTCCTATCGTAATAAAGGGGTTCAGCTTATGCTGGATGCTGTTGTGGATTACTTGCCTTCACCTCTTGATGTACCAGCTATTATTGGTCATCTTGATGATGGGACAGAGGGAGTTCGTCATTCTTCTGATGAAGAGCCATTCTCAGCTTTGGCATTTAAAATCATGACTGACCCTTATGTTGGTAAACTTACGTTCTTCCGTGTATACTCCGGTGTTCTGGAGTCCGGATCTTACGTTGTAAATGCTACCAAGAACAAACGTGAACGTATTGGACGTATTCTGCAAATGCATGCGAACAGCCGCCAAGAGATTTCTATTGTATACTCTGGTGACATCGCAGCAGCTGTAGGGTTGAAAGATACAAGCACTGGTGATACATTGTGTGATGAGAAGAATCCAATTATATTGGAATCAATGAACTTCCCTGATCCAGTTATCGAAATTGCAGTAGAACCTAAAACCAAAGCTGACCAAGATAAATTGGGTGTTGCTCTCGGTAAGTTGACCGAAGAGGATCCTACTCTTCGTGCTCATACGGATGAAGAAACAGGCCAAACTATTCTGGCAGGTATGGGTGAGCTTCACTTGGATATTATCATTGATCGTATGCGCCGTGAATTCCATGTTGAAACTAACGTTGGTAAACCACAAGTTGCATATCGTGAAACTTTCAAACAACCTGCTCGTGTCGAAGGTAAATTCGTTCGTCAATCAGGCGGACGTGGTCAGTATGGTCACGTATGGGTAGAATTCGAACCCCTTGAACCAGGTACAGGCAACCAATTCGAAAGTAAAGTAGTCGGCGGTTCTGTTCCTAGAGAATATGTCGCTCCTGCACTTGCGGGTATTGAAGAGGCTATGAAAAATGGTGTCATCGCAGGCTTCCCGCTTGTTGATGTTAAAGCCACTGTAGTAGATGGTTCTTATCATGATGTTGACTCCAATGAAATGGCATTTAAAGTTGCCGGATCTTTGGCGCTCAAGGCTGCTAAAGACAAGTGTAAACCTGTACTTCTTGAGCCAATCATGAAAGTAGAAGTAACTGTTCCTGAGGAATACATGGGTGATGTAATGGGGATGCTTAGTTCCCGTCGCGGCAAGATTGAAGGAATGGATTCTCGTGGTGGAGCTCAAATTATTCGGTCTAAGGTACCTCTTTCCGAAATGTTTGGTTATTCTACAACTCTTCGTTCCGGTACTCAAGGACGCGGTGTATTCTCGATGGAGCTTTCTCATTATGAAGAAGTTCCTAAATCCATTGCAGAAGAAATCTCTGCCAAGAATAAAGGCGGAGAATAATCATTGTTTTAACTCGTCGTCCGGGTATAACCGGTCAGTCATCTAAGATAACATACAACGGACGGCTCAAAATATTAGGAACCCCACATTAAGGAGGAACTGTTCAAATGGCAAAGGCAAAGTTTGAACGTAACAAACCGCACGTTAACATCGGTACTATTGGTCACGTCGATCATGGTAAAACGACTCTGACTGCTGCAATCACTACTGTATTGTCCAAAAAATACGGTGGCGCTGCTGTAGCATTCGACCAAATCGATAAAGCTCCTGAAGAACGCGAACGTGGTATCACTATCTCCACAGCTCACGTTGAGTATGAAACTCCTAACCGTCACTATGCACATGTAGACTGCCCTGGACATGCCGACTATGTTAAGAACATGATCACTGGCGCAGCACAAATGGATGGAGCAATTCTGGTTGTATCCGCAGCTGATGGCCCTATGCCACAAACTCGCGAACACATCCTGTTGTCCCGCCAAGTAGGCGTTCCTTACATCGTTGTATTCTTGAACAAATGCGACACTGTAGAAGACGAAGAGCTTTTGGAATTGGTTGAAATGGAAGTTCGCGATTTGCTGAACGAATATGATTTCCCAGGTGACGATACTCCAATCATCCGTGG comes from Paenibacillus sp. 19GGS1-52 and encodes:
- the rpoB gene encoding DNA-directed RNA polymerase subunit beta; the protein is MAGHLVQYGRRTRRSYARINEVLEVPNLIEIQQKSYDWFLEEGLREMFQDISPIQDFTGNLVLEFIDYSLGEPKYTVDDAKERDVTYAAPLRVKVRLINKETGEVKEQEVFMGDFPLMTETGTFIINGAERVIVSQLVRSPSVYFSTKVDKNGKKTYTATVIPNRGAWLELETDAKDIMYVRIDRTRKIPVTVLLRALGFGSDAEILELLGNDEYIRNTLDKDNTDSTEKALIEIYERLRPGEPPTLDNAKSLLVARFFDPKRYDLANVGRYKINKKLHIKNRLFNQRLAQPLIDDSTGEILAESGQMVDRRLLDELIPYFEKNVAFKSYRVNAGVLDSDDIPLQAIDVFSPIEEGRIIKLIANGNIDKSVKHITQADIISSISYFINLLHGIGNTDDIDHLGNRRLRSVGELLQNQFRIGLSRMERVVRERMSIQDANAITPQALINIRPVIASIKEFFGSSQLSQFMDQTNPLAELTHKRRLSALGPGGLTRERAGFEVRDVHHSHYGRMCPIETPEGPNIGLINSLSTFARINEYGFIEAPYRWVDPKTGKVTEQIDYLTADEEDNYVVAQANVKLEEDGSFKEDMVIVRYNKDSDNITTMPSNRVDYMDVSPKQVVSVATALIPFLENDDSNRALMGSNMQRQAVPLLIPKAPLVGTGMEHKSAKDSGVCIVSKYDGIIERSSANEIWLRRVETVEGKEVKGDIVKYKLHKFMRSNQGTCINQRPIAKRGEVVKKGDILADGPSTELGELALGRNVVVAFMTWEGYNYEDAILLSEKLVKEDVYTSIHIEEYESEARDTKLGPEEITRDIPNVGEEALRNLDERGIIRIGAEISAGDILVGKVTPKGVTELTAEERLLHAIFGEKAREVRDTSLRVPHGSDGIIVDVKVFTRENGDELPPGVNQLVRVYIAQKRKISEGDKMAGRHGNKGVVARILPEEDMPFLPDGTPVQVVLNPLGVPSRMNIGQVLEVHIGMAAMRLGIHVATPVFDGAREYDVFDTMEEAGMQRNGKTILYDGRTGERFEREVTVGVMHMIKLAHMVDDKIHARSTGPYSLVTQQPLGGKAQFGGQRFGEMEVWALEAYGAAYTLQEILTVKSDDVVGRVKTYESIVKGENVPEPGVPESFKVLIKELQSLGMDVKILAGDEQEIEMKELDDEDETSGDKLSLNLEGSEVGVE
- the rpoC gene encoding DNA-directed RNA polymerase subunit beta', with protein sequence MLDVNNFEFMKIGLASPEKIRSWSRGEVKKPETINYRTLKPEKEGLFCERIFGPQKDWECHCGKYKRVRYKGVVCDRCGVEVTRAKVRRERMGHIELAAPVSHIWYFKGIPSRMGLALDMSPRSLEEIIYFASYVVTDPGETPLEKKQLLSEKEYRSYREKYGYGFQAGMGAEAVKKLLQDIDIDKELEFLKEELRTAQGQRRNRAIKRLEVIEAFRNSGNKPDWMIMDVLPVIPPELRPMVQLDGGRFATSDLNDLYRRVINRNNRLKRLLDLGAPDIIVQNEKRMLQEAVDALIDNGRRGRPVTGPGNRPLKSLSHMLKGKQGRFRQNLLGKRVDYSGRSVIVVGPYLKMYQCGLPKKMALELFKPFVMKELVNKGLAHNIKSAKRKVERVSPEVWDVLEEVIREHPVLLNRAPTLHRLGIQAFEPILVEGHAIRLHPLVCTAYNADFDGDQMAVHVPLSAEAQAEARILMLASGNILNPKDGKPVVTPSQDMVLGTFYLTMDNNEEKGTGMILRTVNEAVSAYQRGTAGLHARVAIPVKALGKTCFTEAQQGALLITTVGKIIFNEIYPSSFPYINEATKTNLLQGTPEKYFIYEKGADIRALIMAAPEASAVGKEYLGLIIARCFETYHTTKTSVILDKIKQLGFTYSTRSGVTVAVSDVIVPEEKAGILKESEDKVDVVANQYRRGLITNEERYDRVIEIWSKTKDDLTNVLLKSMDRFNSIMLMVDSKARGNKSQITQLGGMRGLMATPSGRIFELPIKANFREGLTVLEYFISTHGARKGLADTALRTADSGYLTRRLVDVAQDVIVREEDCGTDKGFMVSRIQDGKEVIEDLYDRIEGRYCFETVRHPETGEILVHRNDLIDSDKAEAIVESGITKLQIRSVLSCRARHGVCKKCYGRNLATGKYVEIGEAVGIIAAQSIGEPGTQLTMRTFHTGGVAGDDITQGLPRIQELFEARNPKGQATISEIDGVIKEIRETKDRREIEVQGEAESKTYSITYGSRLRVTEGQEIEAGDELTDGSIDPKEMLRIKGIRGVQNYILQEVQRVYRNQGVEINDKHIEVMIKQMLRKIRIIDAGDTSLLPGAFADIHEYEAANKEAILSGKEPAVAKPVLLGITKASLETDSFLSAASFQETTRVLTDAAIKGKVDKLLGLKENVIIGKLIPAGTGMNRYRTVKLSDPNAESKRESLETVPAE
- a CDS encoding ribosomal L7Ae/L30e/S12e/Gadd45 family protein, translating into MTNDRGLQDAQVKIGTKQTVKAVELGHAAEVYVAEDGDQRLTSRIVMLCSKHGVKVTYVDTMLNLGKACGIEVGAAMAAVLKQ
- the rpsL gene encoding 30S ribosomal protein S12; translated protein: MPTINQLVRKGRQAKIEKSKSPALQKGFNALKREATNLSAPQKRGVCTRVGTMTPRKPNSALRKYARVRLTNRLEVTAYIPGIGHNLQEHSVVLIRGGKVKDLAGVRYHIVRGALDTAGVANRMQSRSKYGAKRPKVKK
- the rpsG gene encoding 30S ribosomal protein S7, whose amino-acid sequence is MPRKGPVTKRDVLPDPLYNSKLVTRLINRIMLGGKRGVAQSILYNSFKLIAERTGKEPMEVFEAAIKNIMPVLEVKARRVGGANYQVPIEVKPERRTALGLRWLVNYSRNRGEKTMEERLAAEIIDASNNTGASVKKREDTHKMAEANKAFAHYRW
- the fusA gene encoding elongation factor G; amino-acid sequence: MAREFSLFNTRNIGIMAHIDAGKTTTTERILFYSGRTHKIGEVHEGAATMDWMEQEQERGITITSAATTAAWKGHRINIIDTPGHVDFTVEVERSLRVLDGAVGVFSAKEGVEPQSETVWRQADRYSVPRIAYVNKMDIIGADFLNVIQAMRERLMANAVAIQLPIGAENDFIGIIDLVEQKAHIFKDEMGQNIEVTEIPAEYLAQVEELRLELIEKVAELDEELTMKYLEGEEITVAEIKAALRKGVCEVKIFPVIVGSSYRNKGVQLMLDAVVDYLPSPLDVPAIIGHLDDGTEGVRHSSDEEPFSALAFKIMTDPYVGKLTFFRVYSGVLESGSYVVNATKNKRERIGRILQMHANSRQEISIVYSGDIAAAVGLKDTSTGDTLCDEKNPIILESMNFPDPVIEIAVEPKTKADQDKLGVALGKLTEEDPTLRAHTDEETGQTILAGMGELHLDIIIDRMRREFHVETNVGKPQVAYRETFKQPARVEGKFVRQSGGRGQYGHVWVEFEPLEPGTGNQFESKVVGGSVPREYVAPALAGIEEAMKNGVIAGFPLVDVKATVVDGSYHDVDSNEMAFKVAGSLALKAAKDKCKPVLLEPIMKVEVTVPEEYMGDVMGMLSSRRGKIEGMDSRGGAQIIRSKVPLSEMFGYSTTLRSGTQGRGVFSMELSHYEEVPKSIAEEISAKNKGGE